One Ostrea edulis chromosome 2, xbOstEdul1.1, whole genome shotgun sequence genomic region harbors:
- the LOC125681975 gene encoding polyunsaturated fatty acid 5-lipoxygenase-like isoform X1, whose protein sequence is MFRIAFFLPRLHFRNDHHVKRQLTNYLWSQSDFVGRQCLQSPRGGYSYLISRQCTTTMAGKSAQYKVVVKTGDKKRAGTDANIQIILHDSKGQQTKATKLDNFLRDDFERGQTDKFTVKDSVDLSEVHLIELWRDDAGLYSDWFCDYIEVTNSRTKQEFVFPLYRWIRPEFHYFIQHLDTFLPQNDPHKKQREMDLDEIRQKYQYTQRVPGLPCQVKAIPDDEQFSFDYKWNIAKRKLKMIADSKLQLLTQGGEWEGIQHLTKVFTNAFGEPLGCKRWSNDIFFGWQRINSMNHSLIKLCTEIPKKMGVTDTMLQPFLEGWPLHQVIEAKRLFIVDLEILQDLPCKSEEFVCPVPIALFFVNGDGRLIPIAIQLFQQKANDNPVFLPTDPPYTWMMAKMWYNLADASYHQSLTHLGYTHLIMEGVCVAFHRNLSQSHPLFKLLAPHFLYLIAINTRGLELLVAPNGWVDKTMNIGIKGMFNLIGRGLNQWRMDVHGTLPEDLKKRGVYCINGKVLPGYFFRDDALLLYDAIKNYVTKYVYLYYDCPEKIEKDWEIQNFGRELTCSREEGGCGILGVPFDGKFDNPDQLIMVFTSIIYTCSVAHASTNFPQYDEYAFPPNYPASMKGMPPKNKGVLTEAHILATLPDKRTTLDIMTVTKILSDRGTKSLGDFEVQYIFDPDAKKIVQQFRAELKEISMEIKRRNEHRNPKYEWLDPEVVPNSISI, encoded by the exons ATGTTTCGGATCGCGTTCTTTCTTCCGCGCCTCCACTTCCGTAATGATCATCACGTTAAACGTCAACTGACTAACTACCTCTGGTCCCAATCAGATTTTGTAGGTCGCCAGTGTTTACAGTCACCACGTGGAGGTTATTCGTATTTGATAAGTAGGCAATGTACAACAACGATGGCTGGAAAATCCGCACAATATAAAGTGGTTGTCAAAACAGGCGATAAAAAACGAGCGGGTACTGACGCTAACATTCAAATCATTCTTCACGATTCTAAGGGCCAGCAAACCAAAGCGACCAAGTTGGACAACTTTTTACGTGACGATTTTGAACGTGGTCAGACTGATAAATTTACGGTGAAAGACTCCGTTGATTTGAGTGAGGTTCATCTAATCGAACTCTGGCGGGATGATGCTGGGCTCTACAGTGATTGGTTCTGTGATTACATTGAAGTGACCAATTCTCGCACAAAGCAGGAATTCGTCTTTCCATTGTATCGTTGGATCCGTCCAGAATTCCATTATTTCATTCAGCATCTGGATACTTTTCTTCCCCAAAATGACCCGCACAAAAAGCAGCGAGAAATGGATCTCGATGAAATTCGGCAAAAGTACCAATATACTCAAAGAGTCCCGGGGTTGCCGTGTCAG GTAAAAGCTATTCCAGATGACGAGCAATTTTCCTTTGACTACAAA TGGAATATCGCAAAGAGAAAGTTGAAAATGATAGCAGACTCCAAGCTGCAACTTCTGACCCAAGGTGGAGAGTGGGAGGGTATTCAGCACCTGACTAAGGTCTTCACCAATGCCTTCGGAGAACCACTG GGCTGCAAGCGATGGAGTAATGACATATTCTTTGGTTGGCAAAGGATAAACAGCATGAACCACTCCCTGATAAAACTTTGTACAGAAATCCCGAAAAA GATGGGTGTGACGGATACGATGTTGCAGCCCTTCCTAGAGGGTTGGCCTCTCCACCAGGTGATCGAGGCCAAACGTCTCTTTATCGTAGATCTGGAAATCCTACAGGATCTCCCATGTAAAAGTGAAGAATTCGTG TGTCCAGTGCCGATTGCCTTATTTTTCGTGAATGGTGACGGACGACTCATTCCCATTGCTATTCAGTTGTTCCAACAGAAGGCCAATGATAATCCT GTTTTTCTTCCGACAGACCCTCCCTACACGTGGATGATGGCGAAAATGTGGTATAACCTTGCGGATGCTAGTTATCACCAATCCCTCACCCATCTCG GATACACACATCTGATTATGGAAGGAGTCTGCGTGGCATTTCACCGAAATCTCTCGCAATCCCACCCCCTTTTCAAACTCCTAGCTCCCCATTTCTTGTATCTCATTGCCATTAACAC GCGTGGCTTAGAACTGCTGGTGGCTCCAAACGGATGGGTTGACAAAACAATGAACATTGGCATCAAAGGAATGTTCAACTTGATAGGCAGAGG CTTAAACCAATGGCGAATGGATGTCCATGGTACACTTCCGGAAGATCTGAAAAAAAGAGGA GTTTACTGTATCAATGGGAAGGTTTTGCCCGGCTATTTCTTCAGAGATGATGCGTTATTGCTGTACGATGCCATAAAAAATTACGTCACCAAATATGTATACCTATACTACG ATTGTccagaaaaaattgaaaaagactGGGAAATACAAAACTTTGGCCGTGAGCTGACCTGTTCTCGCGAAGAGGGAGGATGTGGTATACTT GGTGTCCCGTTTGATGGCAAATTTGACAACCCAGATCAGTTGATAATGGTGTTCACTTCCATCATCTACACATGTAGTGTTGCGCATGCGTCTACCAACTTTCCTCAGTACGACGAGTATGCTTTCCCCCCAAATTACCCTGCTTCCATGAAGGGCATGCCTCCCAAAAACAAG GGTGTGTTAACAGAGGCGCACATTTTGGCGACTCTTCCAGACAAAAGGACGACCTTGGACATTATGACGGTGACGAAGATCCTTAGTGACCGCGGTACAAAGAGTCTGGGCGACTTTGAAGTGCAATACATATTTGATCCAGATGCCAAGAAAATTGTCCAACA GTTCAGAGctgaattaaaagaaataagcatggaaataaaaagaagaaatgaaCACAGAAACCCGAAATATGAATGGCTCGATCCAGAAGTGGTTCCGAATTCTATCAGCATTTAA
- the LOC125681975 gene encoding allene oxide synthase-lipoxygenase protein-like isoform X2 — MGNCCGANKADYMVYVRTGDLKGAGTNANVKICLHDSEGNVTKDITLDNFFRDDFEAGSLDTFHVPELQNFGNIISEIEFWRDDSGIASDWYVNKILVENRKTNDIFVFPVYRWIKPNYHYKIAHLDTSLPQHDQHADQRKMELKEKSNLYQQCVKVEGCPSQVKAIPDDEQFSFDYKWNIAKRKLKMIADSKLQLLTQGGEWEGIQHLTKVFTNAFGEPLGCKRWSNDIFFGWQRINSMNHSLIKLCTEIPKKMGVTDTMLQPFLEGWPLHQVIEAKRLFIVDLEILQDLPCKSEEFVCPVPIALFFVNGDGRLIPIAIQLFQQKANDNPVFLPTDPPYTWMMAKMWYNLADASYHQSLTHLGYTHLIMEGVCVAFHRNLSQSHPLFKLLAPHFLYLIAINTRGLELLVAPNGWVDKTMNIGIKGMFNLIGRGLNQWRMDVHGTLPEDLKKRGVYCINGKVLPGYFFRDDALLLYDAIKNYVTKYVYLYYDCPEKIEKDWEIQNFGRELTCSREEGGCGILGVPFDGKFDNPDQLIMVFTSIIYTCSVAHASTNFPQYDEYAFPPNYPASMKGMPPKNKGVLTEAHILATLPDKRTTLDIMTVTKILSDRGTKSLGDFEVQYIFDPDAKKIVQQFRAELKEISMEIKRRNEHRNPKYEWLDPEVVPNSISI, encoded by the exons ATGGGGAACTGCTGTGGTGCTAATAAAGCTGATTATATGGTGTATGTTCGCACCGGGGATCTAAAAGGTGCGGGAACAAACGCCAATGTCAAAATATGTCTACATGATAGTGAAGGCAACGTAACCAAAGACATAACACTGGATAATTTTTTCCGTGATGATTTTGAAGCAGGTTCTTTGGATACATTTCACGTGCCAGAACTGCAGAACTTTGGAAATATAATATCTGAAATTGAATTTTGGAGAGATGACTCGGGTATCGCGAGCGATTGGTATGTTAACAAAATTTTGGTGGAGAATCGGAAAACAAACGATATTTTTGTGTTTCCGGTGTACAGGTGGATAAAACCAAACTATCACTACAAAATCGCCCACCTCGATACATCACTGCCTCAACATGATCAACATGCAGATCAGCGTAAAATGGAATTAAAGGAAAAATCCAACCTGTATCAACAATGTGTAAAAGTAGAAGGGTGCCCTTCCCAG GTAAAAGCTATTCCAGATGACGAGCAATTTTCCTTTGACTACAAA TGGAATATCGCAAAGAGAAAGTTGAAAATGATAGCAGACTCCAAGCTGCAACTTCTGACCCAAGGTGGAGAGTGGGAGGGTATTCAGCACCTGACTAAGGTCTTCACCAATGCCTTCGGAGAACCACTG GGCTGCAAGCGATGGAGTAATGACATATTCTTTGGTTGGCAAAGGATAAACAGCATGAACCACTCCCTGATAAAACTTTGTACAGAAATCCCGAAAAA GATGGGTGTGACGGATACGATGTTGCAGCCCTTCCTAGAGGGTTGGCCTCTCCACCAGGTGATCGAGGCCAAACGTCTCTTTATCGTAGATCTGGAAATCCTACAGGATCTCCCATGTAAAAGTGAAGAATTCGTG TGTCCAGTGCCGATTGCCTTATTTTTCGTGAATGGTGACGGACGACTCATTCCCATTGCTATTCAGTTGTTCCAACAGAAGGCCAATGATAATCCT GTTTTTCTTCCGACAGACCCTCCCTACACGTGGATGATGGCGAAAATGTGGTATAACCTTGCGGATGCTAGTTATCACCAATCCCTCACCCATCTCG GATACACACATCTGATTATGGAAGGAGTCTGCGTGGCATTTCACCGAAATCTCTCGCAATCCCACCCCCTTTTCAAACTCCTAGCTCCCCATTTCTTGTATCTCATTGCCATTAACAC GCGTGGCTTAGAACTGCTGGTGGCTCCAAACGGATGGGTTGACAAAACAATGAACATTGGCATCAAAGGAATGTTCAACTTGATAGGCAGAGG CTTAAACCAATGGCGAATGGATGTCCATGGTACACTTCCGGAAGATCTGAAAAAAAGAGGA GTTTACTGTATCAATGGGAAGGTTTTGCCCGGCTATTTCTTCAGAGATGATGCGTTATTGCTGTACGATGCCATAAAAAATTACGTCACCAAATATGTATACCTATACTACG ATTGTccagaaaaaattgaaaaagactGGGAAATACAAAACTTTGGCCGTGAGCTGACCTGTTCTCGCGAAGAGGGAGGATGTGGTATACTT GGTGTCCCGTTTGATGGCAAATTTGACAACCCAGATCAGTTGATAATGGTGTTCACTTCCATCATCTACACATGTAGTGTTGCGCATGCGTCTACCAACTTTCCTCAGTACGACGAGTATGCTTTCCCCCCAAATTACCCTGCTTCCATGAAGGGCATGCCTCCCAAAAACAAG GGTGTGTTAACAGAGGCGCACATTTTGGCGACTCTTCCAGACAAAAGGACGACCTTGGACATTATGACGGTGACGAAGATCCTTAGTGACCGCGGTACAAAGAGTCTGGGCGACTTTGAAGTGCAATACATATTTGATCCAGATGCCAAGAAAATTGTCCAACA GTTCAGAGctgaattaaaagaaataagcatggaaataaaaagaagaaatgaaCACAGAAACCCGAAATATGAATGGCTCGATCCAGAAGTGGTTCCGAATTCTATCAGCATTTAA
- the LOC125681975 gene encoding polyunsaturated fatty acid 5-lipoxygenase-like isoform X3, giving the protein MDYVIIVKTGDRFLSGTDSTVHIVLHGSTGQATKPVILDNIFRDDFEQGACDKFHINDKDVGDIDWVEVWKDEFGVAAGWFVERITVEKKEKTFHFPILRWIKAHARYRIQHLDTCLPQNSRFPDQRGEEIEEKRKVYEFSVKGPGLPTQVKAIPDDEQFSFDYKWNIAKRKLKMIADSKLQLLTQGGEWEGIQHLTKVFTNAFGEPLGCKRWSNDIFFGWQRINSMNHSLIKLCTEIPKKMGVTDTMLQPFLEGWPLHQVIEAKRLFIVDLEILQDLPCKSEEFVCPVPIALFFVNGDGRLIPIAIQLFQQKANDNPVFLPTDPPYTWMMAKMWYNLADASYHQSLTHLGYTHLIMEGVCVAFHRNLSQSHPLFKLLAPHFLYLIAINTRGLELLVAPNGWVDKTMNIGIKGMFNLIGRGLNQWRMDVHGTLPEDLKKRGVYCINGKVLPGYFFRDDALLLYDAIKNYVTKYVYLYYDCPEKIEKDWEIQNFGRELTCSREEGGCGILGVPFDGKFDNPDQLIMVFTSIIYTCSVAHASTNFPQYDEYAFPPNYPASMKGMPPKNKGVLTEAHILATLPDKRTTLDIMTVTKILSDRGTKSLGDFEVQYIFDPDAKKIVQQFRAELKEISMEIKRRNEHRNPKYEWLDPEVVPNSISI; this is encoded by the exons ATGGATTACGTTATTATAGTCAAAACTGGCGACCGCTTCCTCTCCGGCACGGATTCCACAGTTCACATTGTCCTCCACGGAAGCACCGGACAAGCCACGAAACCGGTCATTTTGGATAACATTTTCCGAGACGATTTTGAACAGGGTGCATGTGACAAATTTCACATTAATGACAAGGATGTTGGTGATATTGATTGGGTGGAGGTGTGGAAGGACGAATTTGGGGTGGCGGCGGGGTGGTTTGTGGAGCGGATCACggttgaaaaaaaagaaaaaacctTTCATTTCCCGATTTTGCGATGGATTAAGGCGCATGCTCGCTATCGAATTCAGCACTTAGACACATGCCTTCCACAGAATTCCAGGTTTCCCGACCAGCGAGGTGAGGAAATCGAGGAAAAGAGAAAAGTTTACGAATTTTCGGTGAAAGGTCCAGGCTTACCTACCCAG GTAAAAGCTATTCCAGATGACGAGCAATTTTCCTTTGACTACAAA TGGAATATCGCAAAGAGAAAGTTGAAAATGATAGCAGACTCCAAGCTGCAACTTCTGACCCAAGGTGGAGAGTGGGAGGGTATTCAGCACCTGACTAAGGTCTTCACCAATGCCTTCGGAGAACCACTG GGCTGCAAGCGATGGAGTAATGACATATTCTTTGGTTGGCAAAGGATAAACAGCATGAACCACTCCCTGATAAAACTTTGTACAGAAATCCCGAAAAA GATGGGTGTGACGGATACGATGTTGCAGCCCTTCCTAGAGGGTTGGCCTCTCCACCAGGTGATCGAGGCCAAACGTCTCTTTATCGTAGATCTGGAAATCCTACAGGATCTCCCATGTAAAAGTGAAGAATTCGTG TGTCCAGTGCCGATTGCCTTATTTTTCGTGAATGGTGACGGACGACTCATTCCCATTGCTATTCAGTTGTTCCAACAGAAGGCCAATGATAATCCT GTTTTTCTTCCGACAGACCCTCCCTACACGTGGATGATGGCGAAAATGTGGTATAACCTTGCGGATGCTAGTTATCACCAATCCCTCACCCATCTCG GATACACACATCTGATTATGGAAGGAGTCTGCGTGGCATTTCACCGAAATCTCTCGCAATCCCACCCCCTTTTCAAACTCCTAGCTCCCCATTTCTTGTATCTCATTGCCATTAACAC GCGTGGCTTAGAACTGCTGGTGGCTCCAAACGGATGGGTTGACAAAACAATGAACATTGGCATCAAAGGAATGTTCAACTTGATAGGCAGAGG CTTAAACCAATGGCGAATGGATGTCCATGGTACACTTCCGGAAGATCTGAAAAAAAGAGGA GTTTACTGTATCAATGGGAAGGTTTTGCCCGGCTATTTCTTCAGAGATGATGCGTTATTGCTGTACGATGCCATAAAAAATTACGTCACCAAATATGTATACCTATACTACG ATTGTccagaaaaaattgaaaaagactGGGAAATACAAAACTTTGGCCGTGAGCTGACCTGTTCTCGCGAAGAGGGAGGATGTGGTATACTT GGTGTCCCGTTTGATGGCAAATTTGACAACCCAGATCAGTTGATAATGGTGTTCACTTCCATCATCTACACATGTAGTGTTGCGCATGCGTCTACCAACTTTCCTCAGTACGACGAGTATGCTTTCCCCCCAAATTACCCTGCTTCCATGAAGGGCATGCCTCCCAAAAACAAG GGTGTGTTAACAGAGGCGCACATTTTGGCGACTCTTCCAGACAAAAGGACGACCTTGGACATTATGACGGTGACGAAGATCCTTAGTGACCGCGGTACAAAGAGTCTGGGCGACTTTGAAGTGCAATACATATTTGATCCAGATGCCAAGAAAATTGTCCAACA GTTCAGAGctgaattaaaagaaataagcatggaaataaaaagaagaaatgaaCACAGAAACCCGAAATATGAATGGCTCGATCCAGAAGTGGTTCCGAATTCTATCAGCATTTAA